One Amorphoplanes digitatis genomic window carries:
- the glgA gene encoding glycogen synthase: MTDSRSNAKGAGLRVDLLTREYPPEVYGGAGVHVEYLARDLRPLADVRVHCFGAKRDEPGVTAHPEPGALAGANAALRTMGVDLSMAAGCAGTDIVHSHTWYANFAGHTAKLLYGVPHVVTTHSLEPLRPWKAEQLGGGYALSSFCERTAIEGADAVIAVSGGMKRDVLTAYPGVDPDRIRVVYNGIDTSQYAPDRDTDVVERLGIDLSRPSVVFVGRITRQKGLPYLMRACHGLPPETQIVLLAGAPDTPEIAAEVGELADRLRDARDPKGVIWVQEMLPKHEVVQVLTHATVFVCPSIYEPMGIVNLEAMACETAVVATATGGIPEVVADGETGVLVPIEQVADGTGTPVDPDRFVADLAAAMTALIEDPERAARMGLAGRRRAVEHFSWSRIAVDTLEVYRSVL; this comes from the coding sequence GTGACCGACTCGCGTTCCAACGCCAAGGGCGCGGGCCTCCGCGTCGACCTCCTCACCCGGGAGTACCCCCCGGAGGTTTACGGCGGCGCCGGGGTGCACGTCGAATATCTCGCCCGGGACCTGCGGCCGCTCGCCGACGTCCGGGTGCACTGCTTCGGCGCGAAACGCGACGAGCCGGGCGTGACGGCGCACCCCGAGCCCGGCGCCCTGGCCGGCGCCAACGCGGCGCTGCGCACCATGGGCGTCGACCTGTCGATGGCGGCCGGCTGCGCGGGCACGGACATCGTGCACAGCCACACCTGGTACGCGAACTTCGCCGGCCACACCGCGAAGCTGCTGTACGGCGTGCCGCACGTGGTCACCACGCACAGCCTGGAGCCGCTGCGCCCGTGGAAGGCCGAGCAGCTCGGCGGCGGCTACGCACTCTCGTCGTTCTGCGAGCGCACGGCCATCGAGGGCGCCGACGCCGTCATCGCCGTCTCCGGTGGCATGAAGCGGGACGTGCTGACCGCGTACCCGGGCGTCGACCCGGACCGGATCCGGGTGGTCTACAACGGGATCGACACGTCCCAGTACGCACCGGACCGCGACACCGACGTGGTCGAGCGCCTCGGCATCGACCTGAGCCGCCCCAGCGTGGTCTTCGTCGGCCGGATCACCCGGCAGAAGGGCCTGCCGTACCTGATGCGCGCCTGCCACGGCCTGCCGCCGGAGACGCAGATCGTGCTGCTCGCGGGCGCGCCGGACACGCCGGAGATCGCCGCCGAGGTCGGCGAGCTGGCGGACCGGCTGCGCGACGCCCGCGACCCGAAGGGCGTGATCTGGGTGCAGGAGATGCTGCCCAAGCACGAGGTGGTCCAGGTGCTGACGCACGCGACGGTCTTCGTCTGCCCGTCGATCTACGAGCCGATGGGCATCGTCAACCTGGAGGCGATGGCCTGCGAGACCGCGGTGGTCGCGACCGCGACGGGCGGCATCCCGGAGGTCGTCGCGGACGGCGAGACGGGCGTGCTGGTCCCGATCGAGCAGGTCGCCGACGGCACCGGCACGCCGGTCGACCCGGACCGGTTCGTCGCGGATCTGGCCGCGGCGATGACGGCCCTGATCGAGGACCCGGAGCGGGCCGCGCGGATGGGCCTGGCCGGCCGGCGCCGCGCCGTGGAGCACTTCAGCTGGTCCCGGATCGCCGTGGACACCCTGGAGGTCTACCGCTCGGTGCTCTGA